The DNA sequence ATGCGCTCATCGATCGCCGGGAGGCAGCTGCCCATCGGAAAGATACGGCAGATGATGATCAGTTGTCGCTTTTCGACTGAGGGAGCGGTTTCCGGGTTTTGAGGTAGATAAGCAGATATTCTTCGATGCTTCGTCTGGGGCCGTCCGTGTTGCGGCATCTTCGAAGCTGAGTGAGTTGCTGACGTTGGAGGAAGCTCCTGTACAATTGAAGGGCCGGAAGTTCATGCTCCTGCTCTTCGTCCTTCCCGAGGAGCTCCCTGGCTTGTCTCCGGTTGATGGCCGTAAGTTTCTTTTCCTTCATGACACTTCGCAGAAGCGTGATCTCTTCGTGGCTGAGATTAAAGAGGAATTCTTCCAATGCTGGAAGTATTGAGGGATCGGTATGCAGGCTTTCAATAAAATTCCCCCAAAATAGGGGAAGCCGCATGCTGAGACGGAGCAGTTCCACCGTCCCCTGCAGGGTTCCCAGTGCTGGTACGATATGCTGCCGGGCAACCCAAAGGTCTCTGAGAAACAGCGCAAAATCGACTGTTTTTGCCTCAAAACGGTATTCCCAGAGTGATAGAAGTTCCTTGGCAATGTGCGGAATCCATGGCCTATCGGCTCTTTCCTTTGAAAGCATCTGTTTGTAGAGTTCTTCGGCCATGAGGGTAAAGAGTATCATGCTGTAGATCTCATCGAGTTCCTGGAGTTCTTGGAAGGGAAGACTGGTTTTTCGGCCGATCTTTCTCAGCAAGCCGAAGAAATGGAGCTTTGTGACGGTGAATCCATAGCCGAGAACGGCCTTTGTGGGCAAGTTGGTAACCTGCAAAAGCCCTCTGTCGCACAGGCGTCTTGTCAGCGAGCCCCGGGTTCGTACTTCTCCGCTTATGCCTAAGTCGCCGGTGAGCGATGGTGAACGTTCTATGATACCCGCAAGCTGCCAAAGGTCCTGTTTACGCTGTTCCACAAGGGCCGACAGGGCCGGGGAACGGCCCTGCATGTTCTCTTCGATATTTCGCAGAAGACATCGTTCATGCGCGCTGAATATCTCAATGGTTTCCATAATTTGCTGCTTGTCGTATCACGTTCAATATACAGGAGGGGTAATGGCGTCTATGCGTAGGGGGATATCCCCTGCCGGGGCATAACAAATCGTTCTGTTGTGTTCCGACTCCCCGATGAGCGCTGCTCCGAGGGGGGTAAAGATCGAATACCGCTTTTCATCGTGATTCTGGTCTGCGGGAAAGACGATCGAGGCCTGATGTCTTGAACCTGTCGAAAGGTTCGTATACGCCACTTCTGCATAGAGCGTAACGGTCCCGGCGGGCAGGACCCCCTCATCCAAAACCACGGCAGCCTGCAGTTCATCATACAGATGGCGCAAATAGGGTTCTCTCAGCCTGTTGGAACTTCTCATCGCTTCTATTATGTTCCACAGTTTTTCGTATTCACGGCGTGAAAGTACGATACGTTTCTCTGTCATACTTGTAACCTCCGATAGGATAGTAACTATAGCCTTTCCGCGAGGAGGGGGATATCGGCATTAACCATCCATTGAATCTACAGGTTTTCTACAGGGTAAGGAGGTAGTGCTGAAGATTTTCACCGCTTCCGGCAATACCGATTTTTTTTCGGATTGAACAGCGATGGCGTTCCACGGTTTCCGTGCAGATATTGAGGGAATCCGCGATGGTTTTGCTGGTAAGACCTGATCGTACCATATTGCAAATTTCCAGCTCTCTTGGGGTAAGAGGCATCGAGACCATGTTCGGCAGGCTTGAGGGTTTGCATATGGCTTCCAGCCCGGAAGCTACGAGATCAAGTTTCCGTTTATCATCTTCGTCGAGAAGGGCCCGCACCCTTTCCAGCATCGGAAAAATAGCGGTATACAGGTGCCGGCGTATAGCCTTTCCCTGCTCCTGTTCCGAGTTGCGAAGGTGTTCGATTAATTCCGCAAGGGCCTGATTCTTTGCGTTGATTTTCGCCTCAAGGCGGAGACGACAAAGAGCCTCGGCGATCAATTTTACTGCCGAGGACAAGAGTGATTTTTCACGTTCTAGGAGATCCATCTCCCCTGCGGT is a window from the Sediminispirochaeta bajacaliforniensis DSM 16054 genome containing:
- a CDS encoding GreA/GreB family elongation factor encodes the protein MTEKRIVLSRREYEKLWNIIEAMRSSNRLREPYLRHLYDELQAAVVLDEGVLPAGTVTLYAEVAYTNLSTGSRHQASIVFPADQNHDEKRYSIFTPLGAALIGESEHNRTICYAPAGDIPLRIDAITPPVY
- a CDS encoding helix-turn-helix transcriptional regulator — its product is MREALREREKELDSLYRIAHLLAGYRGSETTLLAESGTILRSAMSRPDNCKVECSIRTIGDQPQKEQNLLFSASASLSEVEELFLVLIATAGEMDLLEREKSLLSSAVKLIAEALCRLRLEAKINAKNQALAELIEHLRNSEQEQGKAIRRHLYTAIFPMLERVRALLDEDDKRKLDLVASGLEAICKPSSLPNMVSMPLTPRELEICNMVRSGLTSKTIADSLNICTETVERHRCSIRKKIGIAGSGENLQHYLLTL